The Pseudomonadota bacterium genome includes a window with the following:
- a CDS encoding aldo/keto reductase, protein MKTRILGRTGLEVSAVGFGGIPIQGLPAADAEAVVREALDRGITFFDSARGYTDSEAKLGRALAGAGDRVVVATKTMARTDAAMSADIDTSLRNLGRKTIDLYQMHNVATEDALAQVLGPGGAYEAMDRARRDGKIRFIGVTGHSREMLLRAIATDLFDTVQHPYNPLEKEWRADVVPAARAKGLGVIGMKPAAGGALGDVPAALRFALHDGVDVAIPGMDAIAQVAENAAVGAALDLPSPADLASFAEDARRWGGRFCRRCGYCKPCPNGLDVPFLLLIEAYYTRYDLRAWALERLAGLEKKYADCRACGECAARCPYGLEIPELLAAAASKVV, encoded by the coding sequence ATGAAGACGCGCATCCTCGGCAGGACGGGGCTCGAGGTGTCGGCCGTGGGCTTCGGCGGCATCCCGATCCAGGGCCTCCCCGCGGCGGACGCCGAGGCCGTGGTGCGGGAGGCGCTCGACCGCGGCATCACGTTCTTCGACTCCGCGCGCGGGTACACGGACAGCGAGGCGAAGCTGGGGCGCGCGCTCGCCGGCGCGGGCGATCGCGTCGTCGTCGCGACGAAGACGATGGCGAGGACCGACGCGGCGATGTCGGCGGACATCGACACGAGCCTGCGCAACCTCGGCCGCAAAACGATCGACCTGTACCAGATGCACAACGTGGCGACCGAGGACGCGCTCGCGCAGGTGCTCGGCCCCGGCGGCGCGTACGAGGCGATGGACCGGGCGCGGCGGGACGGCAAGATCCGGTTCATCGGGGTGACCGGGCACTCGCGGGAGATGCTCCTGCGCGCGATCGCGACCGATCTCTTCGACACCGTGCAGCACCCGTACAACCCGCTCGAGAAGGAGTGGCGCGCGGACGTCGTCCCCGCGGCGCGCGCGAAGGGGCTCGGGGTCATCGGCATGAAGCCCGCGGCGGGCGGCGCCCTCGGCGACGTGCCGGCGGCGCTGCGCTTCGCGCTCCACGACGGCGTGGACGTGGCGATCCCGGGTATGGACGCGATCGCGCAGGTCGCAGAGAACGCCGCGGTCGGCGCCGCGCTCGATCTGCCGTCGCCCGCGGATCTCGCCTCGTTCGCGGAGGACGCCCGGCGCTGGGGCGGCCGCTTCTGCCGCCGGTGCGGCTACTGCAAGCCGTGCCCGAACGGCCTCGACGTCCCGTTCCTGCTGCTCATCGAGGCGTACTACACGCGGTACGATCTGCGCGCCTGGGCGCTCGAGCGGCTCGCCGGGCTCGAGAAGAAGTACGCCGACTGCCGGGCCTGCGGCGAGTGCGCGGCGCGCTGCCCGTACGGGCTCGAGATCCCGGAGCTGCTCGCCGCCGCGGCCTCGAAGGTGGTGTGA